The following coding sequences are from one Wenzhouxiangella sp. AB-CW3 window:
- a CDS encoding GntP family permease, producing MIGNIGLLLGLAALIFMALRGINILVAALVASLIVAVTNQLGMAETLLEYFPAGPLGAFTFAGQFFILFLTGAIFGKMMSTSGAAASVARAVTNWLGVRRTLLVTVLACGMLTYGGVVLFVVIFTMYPLGIALMREANLPKRLFCGAVALGAGTFTMTALPGTPSIHNVIAASALGTDLFAGIGPGLVAALVMMAGGMAYLEWQWRKARTAGEGYESNQRDVEMEQLAPKMAYGPSWPMALLPLVIVLGTILVPRLSVAVGLVDDGTPWLGSLFAFANAQPVVWPSFALLLGSLFSVLFFATLRERTLEAMGAGANDSVMPLLNTAAVIGFGGVVTQTEGFAGFAQAVIGLDLPPLVSVAASISVVSGIVGSASGGLQIFMQTFAETYLAMGVDAQDLHRIAALASGGLDSLPHSGAVIAMLTIMGLKHREAYRDIFVVTVLIPILATAAGIIFAML from the coding sequence ATGATCGGAAACATTGGCCTGTTGCTGGGCCTGGCAGCGCTGATCTTCATGGCATTGCGCGGTATCAACATCCTGGTCGCCGCGCTGGTGGCCAGCCTGATCGTGGCGGTGACCAATCAACTGGGCATGGCCGAAACCCTGCTGGAATATTTTCCGGCCGGTCCGCTGGGGGCGTTCACCTTTGCCGGGCAGTTCTTCATCCTGTTTCTGACCGGGGCCATCTTCGGCAAGATGATGTCGACCAGCGGCGCGGCGGCCTCGGTGGCCCGGGCAGTGACCAACTGGCTGGGGGTCCGGCGCACTCTGCTGGTCACGGTGCTGGCCTGCGGCATGCTGACCTATGGCGGCGTTGTCCTGTTCGTGGTCATCTTCACCATGTATCCGCTGGGCATTGCCCTGATGCGCGAGGCCAACCTGCCCAAGCGGCTGTTCTGCGGGGCCGTGGCGCTGGGTGCCGGCACTTTCACCATGACCGCCCTGCCGGGCACGCCATCGATTCACAATGTCATTGCCGCCTCGGCCCTGGGTACGGACCTGTTTGCCGGTATCGGGCCGGGGTTAGTGGCCGCGTTGGTGATGATGGCTGGGGGCATGGCCTACCTGGAATGGCAATGGCGCAAGGCGCGCACAGCCGGCGAGGGCTACGAATCCAACCAGCGTGATGTGGAAATGGAACAACTGGCGCCGAAGATGGCCTACGGACCTTCCTGGCCCATGGCTCTGCTGCCGCTGGTCATCGTGCTCGGCACCATTCTTGTGCCCCGACTGAGTGTGGCGGTCGGGCTGGTCGATGACGGCACGCCGTGGCTGGGTTCGCTGTTCGCGTTCGCCAATGCTCAGCCGGTCGTCTGGCCCAGCTTTGCTCTGCTGCTGGGTTCGCTGTTCAGCGTGCTGTTCTTTGCCACACTGCGCGAACGCACCCTCGAGGCGATGGGGGCGGGTGCCAACGACAGCGTGATGCCGCTGCTCAACACCGCGGCTGTCATCGGCTTTGGCGGGGTGGTTACGCAGACCGAGGGCTTCGCCGGCTTCGCCCAGGCAGTCATCGGGCTGGATCTGCCGCCGCTGGTCTCCGTGGCGGCTTCCATCAGCGTGGTATCGGGCATTGTCGGTTCGGCCTCGGGCGGCCTGCAGATCTTCATGCAGACATTCGCCGAAACCTACCTGGCCATGGGCGTGGACGCGCAGGATCTGCACCGGATTGCCGCGCTGGCCTCGGGCGGACTGGATTCACTGCCGCATTCTGGGGCGGTGATCGCCATGCTCACCATCATGGGACTCAAGCATCGCGAAGCCTATCGCGACATCTTTGTCGTCACCGTATTGATTCCGATACTGGCCACGGCCGCCGGCATCATCTTTGCCATGCTTTGA
- the thrC gene encoding threonine synthase, whose translation MNFISTRDQTAPATLATALRAGLAPDGGLYVPESLPAFSPADLAGCSDLPATAEQVLADFFADSELTDELATICREALDLPLPLTGIGPYTWMLELHHGPTAAFKDFAARFLAACLQRLRKEDEPEQTVIVATSGDTGAAVAAAFHRRPGFRVVILYPDGRVSERQAHQLGCFGDNITTFRVDGDFDTCQRLAKWALGDADLARQLALTSANSISIGRLLPQIAYFVHATAALWRSIEQPVDVIVPTGNLGNALAAILAREIGLPIGEVVLATNANRTLPDFFSGQRYRGRPGIRTLANAMDVGDPSNFERLAWFFRDRDLRDAGIDADTVDDDTIRSTIKTVFDGEGRVICPHTACAMAVLARRREAGNRQPTVIAATAHPAKFDSVVEPLIGRSVALPPALAELMERPSRAEALEGSIEAFRERLKAWQR comes from the coding sequence ATGAATTTCATTAGCACACGAGATCAGACTGCACCGGCCACGCTGGCCACGGCGCTGCGTGCCGGGCTGGCACCGGACGGTGGCTTGTATGTTCCCGAGTCGCTGCCCGCATTCTCACCGGCGGACCTGGCCGGTTGCAGCGACCTGCCGGCAACGGCCGAACAGGTACTGGCCGACTTTTTCGCCGACAGCGAACTGACCGACGAGCTGGCCACCATCTGTCGCGAGGCGCTGGATCTTCCGCTGCCGCTGACCGGCATCGGCCCCTACACCTGGATGCTGGAGTTGCACCACGGCCCTACCGCCGCTTTCAAGGATTTTGCCGCCCGCTTCCTTGCCGCCTGCCTGCAGCGCCTGAGGAAAGAAGACGAACCCGAGCAGACCGTCATAGTCGCCACCTCGGGAGATACCGGTGCGGCAGTCGCCGCAGCCTTTCATCGCCGGCCGGGGTTTCGCGTCGTCATTCTCTACCCGGACGGGCGGGTATCGGAGCGGCAGGCCCACCAGCTCGGCTGCTTTGGCGACAACATCACGACATTTCGCGTCGATGGCGATTTCGACACCTGCCAACGCCTGGCCAAGTGGGCGCTGGGCGATGCCGACCTGGCCCGACAGCTTGCACTGACCTCGGCCAACAGCATCTCGATCGGCCGTTTGCTGCCGCAGATCGCCTATTTCGTCCACGCCACGGCCGCACTGTGGCGGTCGATTGAGCAGCCCGTGGATGTCATCGTGCCCACCGGCAACCTCGGCAACGCCCTGGCCGCCATCCTGGCGCGCGAAATCGGCCTGCCCATCGGCGAAGTCGTGCTTGCCACCAATGCCAACCGCACCCTGCCCGACTTCTTTTCCGGCCAGCGCTACCGCGGTCGCCCGGGCATCCGCACGCTGGCCAATGCCATGGATGTCGGCGATCCCTCGAACTTCGAACGGCTGGCCTGGTTCTTTCGCGATCGTGATCTGCGCGATGCCGGCATCGACGCCGACACGGTCGATGACGACACCATTCGCAGCACGATCAAGACGGTCTTCGATGGCGAGGGCCGGGTCATCTGCCCGCATACCGCCTGTGCCATGGCCGTGCTGGCCCGTCGACGCGAGGCCGGCAACCGGCAGCCGACCGTGATTGCCGCCACCGCCCACCCGGCCAAGTTCGACAGCGTGGTCGAACCGCTGATCGGTCGATCTGTTGCACTGCCCCCGGCACTGGCGGAGTTGATGGAACGGCCATCACGAGCCGAAGCGCTTGAAGGCAGCATCGAGGCGTTCAGGGAACGACTCAAAGCATGGCAAAGATGA